One window from the genome of Solea solea chromosome 2, fSolSol10.1, whole genome shotgun sequence encodes:
- the c2h2orf49 gene encoding ashwin isoform X2, which produces MAGPVLKDGEGVSSPNVDLLLHPELLSQDFMQLILNQKTVTTGECRSRDRLTELYLQHVIPLPQRSLPDSRWGRRVAKSRGSVTDHRSHSSNNDHTRKRPLIVFDGASHSGPIKVKKPEGTTLSVVISDRLKPPPAANASNPVRKLSGNSSSSASHRTDATNLKREADSTGAVKSPDSKKKIQHVTWP; this is translated from the exons ATGGCGGGTCCCGTGCTGAAGGATGGTGAAGGTGTTTCTTCGCCGAATGTTGATCTTTTACTTCACCCTGAGCTTTTGTCTCAAGACTTTATGCAGCTCATTTTAAACCAG AAAACTGTCACTACCGGAGAGTGCCGGAGTCGGGACCGGCTCACGGAGCTCTACCTCCAGCATGTCATCCCGCTGCCGCAGAGGAGTCTGCCCGACAGCCGCTGGGGCAGGAGGGTGGCGAAGAGCCGGGGGTCAGTGACAGATCACAGGTCACACAG TTCCAATAATGACCATACTCGGAAGAGGCCTCTAATCGTGTTTGATGGCGCTTCTCATTCCGGCCCGATAAAAGTTAAGAAACCAGAGGGAACCACTTTGTCAGTGGTGATCTCCGACAGGTTAAAACCTCCTCCAGCTGCAAACGCGTCCAACCCCGTCCGCAAGCTATCGGGAAACTCGTCCTCCTCGGCCAGTCACAGGACTGACGCGACAAACCTCAAACGAGAGGCTGACAGCACG
- the c2h2orf49 gene encoding ashwin isoform X1: protein MAGPVLKDGEGVSSPNVDLLLHPELLSQDFMQLILNQKTVTTGECRSRDRLTELYLQHVIPLPQRSLPDSRWGRRVAKSRGSVTDHRSHRSHSSNNDHTRKRPLIVFDGASHSGPIKVKKPEGTTLSVVISDRLKPPPAANASNPVRKLSGNSSSSASHRTDATNLKREADSTGAVKSPDSKKKIQHVTWP, encoded by the exons ATGGCGGGTCCCGTGCTGAAGGATGGTGAAGGTGTTTCTTCGCCGAATGTTGATCTTTTACTTCACCCTGAGCTTTTGTCTCAAGACTTTATGCAGCTCATTTTAAACCAG AAAACTGTCACTACCGGAGAGTGCCGGAGTCGGGACCGGCTCACGGAGCTCTACCTCCAGCATGTCATCCCGCTGCCGCAGAGGAGTCTGCCCGACAGCCGCTGGGGCAGGAGGGTGGCGAAGAGCCGGGGGTCAGTGACAGATCACAGGTCACACAGGTCACACAG TTCCAATAATGACCATACTCGGAAGAGGCCTCTAATCGTGTTTGATGGCGCTTCTCATTCCGGCCCGATAAAAGTTAAGAAACCAGAGGGAACCACTTTGTCAGTGGTGATCTCCGACAGGTTAAAACCTCCTCCAGCTGCAAACGCGTCCAACCCCGTCCGCAAGCTATCGGGAAACTCGTCCTCCTCGGCCAGTCACAGGACTGACGCGACAAACCTCAAACGAGAGGCTGACAGCACG